A portion of the Luxibacter massiliensis genome contains these proteins:
- a CDS encoding BglG family transcription antiterminator: MFLPREKKILGVLFKKEKKFTTAQIAVELKVNPRTIKADIKKINDELEKHSCSIRTKRGVGLWLDYNPEGEAFLKTVLYEDQDSYISADIRKYYIAAKLLNSTDFISAEALANEFFVSKATVLNDLNDLKDFWEELGITFVKKVKYGIRAEGTERRIRHALFVVLGEVLAYLGGAGADNLQPLFEDVDLGQLKEMILSAEKRFQFVLTSISFDELLIQIAVILQRTVVNRSVTSGCQAHLADGGQSDTQFTPYAEESNLTDEGRRPYRSPDRDRKEWFICQYFKEQIGTYMNMRFPETEIPGLITCLKGLRFQVPMARAGDRETARSRNPRLFDYMMQVLMEIDSKYSLSLAKDEEFICAMFTHLVCMFYRIQSRMCLANPILESVKKEMFYEYEMASYMIDKFKSKYGIEATDDEIGYITFHIGASIERMAQLKKKRLTVTIVCTTGLGTSQFISIKLKRLFPDLVIQKIISDKETRDLKKEEQDFVISTVPLSLEGIHVVQVSLVLNEEDTKCIRKYVEERGADVQDKENETYDCLKNYLHDEITILTCDLKSREEAIQLLGNRMAGEGFVDAGYVESVFKREKLSDTSMGSLIAIPHAFEGHILKQGIGFMTLKKPIVWGKHKVQMVFMLALNTDTGIEEFQKIFKAIFRLTRNFKDIDKILKMTSLEKLKDQCL; this comes from the coding sequence ATGTTTTTACCAAGAGAGAAGAAAATATTAGGTGTGCTCTTTAAAAAAGAGAAAAAATTCACTACGGCACAGATTGCCGTGGAGCTGAAGGTAAATCCCAGGACAATAAAGGCGGACATTAAAAAGATAAACGATGAGCTGGAAAAGCATTCCTGCTCTATCAGGACAAAACGGGGCGTTGGACTCTGGCTCGACTACAATCCAGAAGGGGAAGCTTTTCTAAAGACTGTATTGTACGAGGATCAGGACTCCTATATATCAGCGGATATCAGAAAGTATTATATAGCCGCAAAACTTTTAAACAGTACGGATTTTATATCCGCTGAGGCACTGGCCAATGAGTTTTTTGTAAGTAAGGCAACTGTCCTGAATGATCTGAATGATTTAAAAGATTTCTGGGAAGAATTAGGAATTACTTTTGTAAAAAAAGTAAAATACGGCATCCGGGCCGAAGGCACCGAAAGGCGCATACGTCATGCTTTGTTTGTTGTTTTAGGAGAGGTGTTGGCCTATTTGGGCGGGGCAGGGGCAGATAACCTGCAGCCACTTTTTGAGGATGTGGATCTGGGGCAGTTAAAGGAAATGATCCTGTCCGCCGAAAAAAGATTTCAGTTTGTCCTGACAAGTATTTCCTTTGACGAGCTGTTAATACAGATCGCGGTTATCCTGCAGAGGACAGTGGTCAATAGATCTGTAACCTCAGGCTGCCAAGCCCACTTAGCGGACGGTGGGCAGAGTGACACGCAGTTTACCCCATATGCAGAGGAAAGTAATCTTACTGATGAGGGCAGGAGGCCATATAGAAGTCCTGACAGAGATAGGAAAGAATGGTTTATCTGCCAGTATTTCAAAGAGCAGATTGGGACATACATGAATATGAGGTTTCCGGAAACAGAAATCCCAGGCCTTATTACATGCCTGAAAGGACTGCGGTTCCAGGTTCCCATGGCAAGGGCAGGCGACAGGGAGACAGCGAGAAGCAGGAATCCCCGGTTGTTTGACTACATGATGCAAGTCCTGATGGAAATTGATAGTAAATATTCTTTGTCCCTGGCGAAAGACGAAGAGTTTATATGCGCAATGTTCACACATTTGGTCTGTATGTTTTATAGAATACAGAGCCGTATGTGCCTGGCAAACCCGATCCTGGAATCCGTAAAAAAAGAAATGTTTTATGAGTATGAGATGGCTTCTTATATGATTGACAAATTTAAATCGAAATACGGTATAGAGGCCACAGACGATGAGATCGGATATATTACATTCCACATCGGCGCGTCGATTGAAAGGATGGCGCAGCTCAAGAAGAAGCGGCTTACAGTGACTATTGTCTGCACCACGGGTTTGGGAACCTCACAATTTATATCTATAAAACTAAAAAGATTGTTTCCTGACCTTGTAATCCAGAAAATTATCTCTGACAAAGAAACGAGGGATTTGAAAAAGGAGGAACAGGATTTTGTCATTTCCACTGTGCCGTTAAGCCTGGAGGGGATTCATGTAGTCCAGGTATCTCTTGTACTAAACGAGGAAGATACAAAATGTATCCGGAAATATGTGGAGGAGAGGGGAGCCGATGTACAAGATAAAGAAAATGAGACCTATGACTGCCTGAAAAATTATCTTCATGATGAAATTACAATTTTGACGTGTGATTTAAAATCCAGGGAGGAGGCTATACAGCTTTTGGGGAACAGGATGGCGGGAGAGGGGTTTGTGGATGCAGGTTATGTGGAGTCAGTATTTAAGAGAGAAAAGCTGTCAGATACATCTATGGGAAGTCTGATTGCCATTCCCCATGCATTTGAGGGGCATATATTAAAACAGGGAATAGGGTTTATGACACTAAAAAAGCCAATTGTATGGGGAAAACATAAAGTCCAGATGGTATTTATGCTGGCCTTGAATACAGATACTGGGATTGAAGAGTTCCAGAAAATATTTAAGGCCATATTCAGGCTGACCAGAAATTTTAAAGATATTGACAAAATATTAAAAATGACAAGCTTGGAAAAGCTAAAAGACCAGTGTTTATAA
- a CDS encoding iron-containing alcohol dehydrogenase → MINFEFSNPTKVIFGKGTETEAGKEIKAMGGHKVLVHFGGTFLQENGILDRVHQGLSDAGLEYVDLGKVVPNPRLGLVKEGIRICKEEKIDFILPVGGGSAIDSAKGIGYGLANDFELEDLLLGKVTTNKIAPIGCISTIAATGSETSNSMVITIEDGLLKRNYNHDCARPRFAIMNPELTYTLPVYQTASGASDIMMHTMERYFTNTTDVDLIDRMAEGLLVAVREAALTAVAEPENYEARATLMWAGSLSHNGLTGTGRVGDFASHKIEHELGGMFDVAHGAGLCAVWGSWARYVYKTNPARFAQFAVRVFDVPENFYNLEATAIKGILAWEEWCRKIGMPTNMHELGICPTDAQIEEMAEKCVAGGGGTVGFFRTLNKEDIVKIYEMAR, encoded by the coding sequence ATGATTAACTTTGAATTTTCCAACCCGACAAAGGTAATTTTTGGAAAGGGAACAGAAACAGAAGCCGGGAAAGAAATTAAGGCCATGGGGGGACATAAAGTACTCGTCCATTTTGGAGGTACCTTTCTACAAGAAAATGGTATTTTAGACCGTGTACACCAGGGATTGTCTGATGCGGGACTGGAATATGTGGATCTAGGCAAAGTTGTGCCAAATCCTAGGCTGGGACTTGTAAAGGAGGGGATTCGGATATGTAAAGAAGAAAAGATAGATTTTATTTTGCCTGTCGGAGGCGGAAGCGCCATAGATTCCGCCAAAGGGATCGGATATGGGCTGGCAAATGATTTTGAGCTGGAGGATCTGCTGCTTGGCAAGGTCACAACTAATAAAATTGCCCCTATAGGATGCATTTCTACAATAGCAGCCACTGGATCCGAGACAAGTAATTCAATGGTAATTACCATTGAGGACGGACTCCTGAAACGTAACTATAACCATGACTGCGCACGTCCACGGTTCGCTATCATGAACCCTGAGCTTACCTATACACTCCCTGTTTACCAGACAGCCAGCGGCGCCTCCGACATTATGATGCATACAATGGAACGGTATTTTACAAACACCACAGATGTAGACTTAATTGACCGCATGGCAGAAGGACTTTTAGTAGCTGTCAGGGAGGCGGCTTTGACAGCAGTGGCAGAACCTGAAAATTATGAAGCCCGGGCAACCCTCATGTGGGCCGGCAGTCTGTCCCACAACGGCCTCACCGGAACAGGCCGTGTGGGCGACTTTGCCTCACACAAGATTGAACACGAACTGGGCGGGATGTTTGATGTGGCCCACGGCGCCGGACTCTGCGCTGTCTGGGGAAGCTGGGCAAGGTACGTATACAAGACAAACCCTGCAAGGTTCGCACAATTCGCGGTACGTGTTTTTGATGTCCCTGAAAATTTCTACAACCTGGAAGCCACGGCCATAAAAGGCATCCTGGCCTGGGAAGAATGGTGCCGAAAAATCGGTATGCCAACAAACATGCACGAGCTGGGTATCTGCCCCACAGATGCACAAATTGAAGAAATGGCTGAGAAATGCGTTGCCGGAGGCGGAGGAACTGTAGGTTTTTTCCGTACACTCAATAAAGAAGATATTGTCAAAATCTATGAAATGGCAAGGTAA
- a CDS encoding M23 family metallopeptidase: MNKNERPFSLKGKGAAVGIVICFVAVIVMVGAFTFNNYKKKTSEQLAKTEEQIQDMTKEKSEATTTNDIVLPEAEGNTSTESETEEEQEASTQENVVGEAAPSGSEAAAEVYFNEESILAWPASGAVLINYSMDKTVFFSTLEQYKYNPALIIGGEVGEMIGASAPGIVTNIEQSAETGTTVTLDMGNGYSAVYGQLKEVPVQIGSYVAAGEIVGYLSEPTKYYSVEGPNLYFEVLKDGEPVNPMDFMES; the protein is encoded by the coding sequence ATGAATAAAAATGAAAGGCCGTTTTCACTAAAAGGAAAAGGCGCAGCAGTCGGGATCGTAATCTGCTTTGTAGCTGTGATTGTAATGGTGGGAGCTTTTACATTCAACAATTATAAGAAAAAAACAAGTGAGCAGCTGGCGAAAACCGAAGAACAAATTCAAGACATGACAAAAGAGAAGAGCGAGGCCACAACGACGAATGATATCGTTTTGCCGGAAGCAGAAGGTAATACATCAACAGAAAGTGAAACAGAAGAAGAGCAAGAAGCAAGCACACAAGAAAATGTGGTGGGAGAAGCAGCGCCATCAGGGTCAGAAGCAGCGGCTGAAGTATACTTTAATGAAGAAAGCATCCTTGCGTGGCCGGCCAGCGGTGCAGTACTGATTAATTACAGTATGGACAAAACAGTCTTTTTCTCAACACTGGAACAGTACAAATACAATCCTGCCCTTATAATCGGAGGAGAAGTAGGAGAAATGATTGGCGCATCTGCACCAGGAATTGTAACAAATATAGAACAGTCCGCTGAGACAGGCACAACTGTAACACTGGACATGGGCAACGGCTACAGCGCGGTATATGGCCAGCTCAAAGAAGTGCCCGTACAAATTGGAAGCTACGTGGCAGCAGGAGAAATTGTAGGATACCTGAGCGAACCAACTAAATATTATAGTGTAGAAGGGCCAAACCTGTACTTCGAAGTGTTAAAAGACGGAGAACCGGTTAATCCTATGGATTTTATGGAATCATGA
- a CDS encoding SpoIID/LytB domain-containing protein, whose protein sequence is MGQHYMRQKLKAVFSFLIILILLPYIAAVFINGGDMKAEGKNNSAFVKVKKKKSDGEEQIVKVSWEEYFIGMLANEIPESYEEEALKAQAVLIRTTLYQTLDNSEDKILEDSYLEAKDLEKKWGSKNYDKNYKKLKKAMDDTKNQVLYYNDAYAMTPFHQSSNGKTRSGQEVFGTGDYPYLVVRECPQDKEADDEMHVYTMDYKEVQSKCQAFLVAVDKEKAKDTYDFSDFEIQEYDSAGYVSKMRIGDTICTGEQFREALSLASSAFSLQDADGRLRITTMGTGHGVGMSQWTANQMAKEGKSWEEIVQKFFEGTNITDGGEIFSKIE, encoded by the coding sequence ATGGGACAACATTATATGCGCCAGAAATTGAAAGCAGTCTTTTCTTTTTTAATTATTTTGATTTTACTCCCTTACATAGCAGCCGTATTTATCAATGGCGGCGATATGAAAGCTGAGGGAAAGAATAACAGTGCATTTGTAAAGGTGAAAAAGAAGAAATCAGATGGGGAAGAGCAGATTGTAAAGGTTTCCTGGGAAGAATATTTTATAGGGATGCTTGCCAACGAGATCCCTGAGTCTTACGAGGAAGAGGCATTGAAAGCACAGGCAGTCCTGATCAGGACTACTTTGTACCAGACTTTGGACAACAGCGAGGATAAGATACTGGAGGATTCCTATTTGGAGGCAAAGGATTTAGAGAAGAAATGGGGTTCTAAAAATTATGATAAAAACTATAAAAAGTTAAAGAAAGCCATGGATGATACCAAAAACCAGGTATTATATTACAACGATGCATATGCGATGACGCCTTTTCATCAGTCCAGCAACGGAAAAACGAGAAGCGGGCAGGAGGTGTTTGGAACAGGGGATTACCCGTATTTGGTAGTCAGGGAGTGCCCCCAGGATAAAGAGGCGGATGATGAAATGCATGTATATACCATGGATTATAAAGAAGTACAGTCAAAATGCCAGGCATTTCTGGTGGCTGTAGATAAAGAAAAAGCAAAAGATACGTATGATTTTTCAGACTTTGAAATACAGGAATATGACTCTGCCGGATATGTTTCTAAAATGCGTATAGGTGATACAATATGTACAGGCGAGCAGTTCAGAGAGGCCTTATCCCTGGCGTCCAGCGCATTTTCCCTGCAGGATGCAGATGGAAGGCTGCGCATCACGACCATGGGTACAGGGCATGGCGTTGGAATGAGCCAGTGGACTGCAAACCAGATGGCTAAAGAAGGAAAAAGCTGGGAAGAAATCGTACAGAAATTTTTTGAAGGAACAAATATTACAGATGGCGGAGAAATATTTTCAAAAATAGAATAA
- a CDS encoding RNA-binding protein, translating to MDYYDYSYTYNMSDESIVAGILAIYLIILAVLFIFYVVNYVFKGIGMYTIAKRQGKDYPWLAFIPFARTYLHGELAGNIRLKNKMIKNPGIWYLALPFIFGAVNFVFYILMWVIGFGAFADIYSDLMYGYYYSSPSISGGMITGLIILLIIWVVLAIIYEAIYGVLEVLINHQIYERFTSNNMSIVHAILGTVIPLYESFCLFAMRNKEFNPGMGPDLGTPFMQSPPPAIPPQGGPVPVAQQPGPDGPGMYTAAPGQGVDTKMYGTEGQPGGPGTYSAAPNAVQPGVYVTPPAPGNSGVSPEAGPYAAGQPDEPGVDTAGPNAVQPGVYVTPPAPETSGVSKETENSAANSEAPAEAQSTEEK from the coding sequence ATGGATTACTACGATTACAGTTATACTTATAACATGTCGGATGAGTCGATCGTGGCAGGGATTCTTGCCATCTATCTGATTATACTTGCCGTCCTGTTTATATTCTATGTAGTGAATTATGTGTTTAAAGGTATTGGGATGTATACGATCGCAAAGCGCCAGGGCAAGGATTATCCATGGCTTGCTTTCATCCCCTTTGCAAGGACATATCTGCATGGTGAGCTTGCAGGGAACATCCGGCTAAAGAATAAGATGATTAAGAACCCGGGCATTTGGTACCTGGCTCTTCCATTTATTTTTGGCGCAGTGAACTTTGTCTTTTATATTTTAATGTGGGTGATCGGGTTTGGCGCATTTGCAGACATTTACTCAGACCTTATGTATGGGTATTATTATAGCTCACCAAGTATCAGCGGCGGTATGATTACAGGATTGATCATCCTGCTGATTATCTGGGTTGTGCTGGCTATCATATATGAGGCGATATACGGCGTATTGGAAGTACTCATAAATCATCAGATTTATGAGAGATTTACTTCAAATAATATGTCCATCGTACATGCAATTCTTGGGACAGTGATACCGCTTTATGAATCATTCTGCCTTTTTGCAATGAGAAATAAAGAGTTTAATCCTGGAATGGGGCCAGATCTGGGAACTCCCTTTATGCAGTCCCCGCCTCCAGCCATTCCTCCCCAGGGAGGGCCTGTGCCGGTAGCACAGCAGCCTGGGCCAGACGGGCCGGGAATGTATACAGCTGCCCCAGGGCAGGGAGTGGATACAAAAATGTATGGGACAGAGGGGCAGCCTGGTGGGCCTGGGACATACTCGGCAGCGCCTAACGCTGTACAGCCTGGAGTCTATGTGACGCCGCCTGCACCTGGAAATAGCGGGGTATCACCGGAAGCTGGGCCATATGCGGCAGGGCAGCCTGATGAACCTGGAGTGGATACAGCGGGGCCTAACGCTGTACAGCCTGGGGTCTATGTGACGCCGCCTGCACCTGAGACAAGTGGGGTATCCAAAGAGACAGAGAACAGTGCGGCGAATTCTGAGGCGCCGGCTGAGGCACAGAGTACTGAGGAGAAATAA